A genomic stretch from Flavobacterium humidisoli includes:
- a CDS encoding efflux RND transporter periplasmic adaptor subunit, translating into MKHLIKFSGIIVLFLYACSGKENKPVQAVNNLPQVTNNGKTIVFPTDSSAVFFETESIGNSVLNNQIMAPAKVSATVMKSQEGASQNIILFENPDLAASYTQLIQHLANVNQIQNKNIKQKQIEVDRAKDLQAHGAATGKDLLEAQTALSVEQTNLANEKAALIEFETDLKAGGFEPEILKRAKAGTSFIICDIPENQIGRIKSGDNCTVQFTAFPNEKFSGKIDAIADMIDQSTRMVKLRISLNNSSGKFKAGMFATVSFGISEGDNISIDKNSLVTVQAKNYVFVKKGNKEFERTEVTIGNQIGDRIVVYNGLANGDVIAIKGVMQLKGLSFGY; encoded by the coding sequence ATGAAACATTTAATAAAGTTTAGCGGCATTATAGTATTATTTCTTTACGCCTGCAGTGGAAAAGAAAATAAGCCGGTTCAAGCAGTAAACAACTTGCCTCAAGTGACAAATAATGGAAAAACTATTGTATTTCCCACAGACAGCAGCGCTGTTTTTTTTGAAACAGAATCTATAGGAAATTCAGTTCTTAATAATCAAATTATGGCTCCTGCAAAAGTTTCTGCAACAGTAATGAAATCGCAGGAAGGAGCATCACAAAATATTATTTTATTTGAAAACCCTGATTTAGCCGCCAGTTATACGCAGCTTATCCAGCACTTGGCCAATGTCAATCAAATTCAGAATAAAAATATAAAACAAAAACAAATAGAGGTTGATCGTGCTAAGGATTTGCAGGCGCATGGTGCAGCAACAGGCAAAGACCTGCTGGAGGCGCAGACAGCATTATCTGTAGAACAGACTAATTTGGCTAATGAGAAAGCGGCATTAATAGAATTTGAAACGGACTTGAAAGCCGGCGGCTTTGAACCAGAAATACTGAAAAGAGCAAAAGCTGGAACTTCTTTTATTATTTGCGATATTCCAGAGAATCAGATTGGCAGAATAAAAAGCGGAGATAACTGTACAGTACAATTTACAGCTTTTCCAAATGAAAAATTCTCTGGAAAAATTGATGCTATTGCCGATATGATAGATCAGTCTACCCGCATGGTTAAACTTCGAATAAGCTTAAATAACTCAAGCGGCAAATTTAAAGCAGGTATGTTTGCGACAGTTTCTTTTGGCATAAGCGAAGGTGACAATATCAGCATTGATAAAAATTCGCTGGTTACAGTTCAGGCAAAAAATTATGTTTTTGTAAAAAAAGGCAATAAAGAATTTGAACGCACTGAAGTTACGATAGGAAACCAGATAGGAGACAGAATAGTGGTTTATAATGGTTTAGCAAACGGTGATGTTATAGCAATTAAAGGTGTTATGCAGTTAAAAGGGCTCAGTTTTGGGTATTGA
- a CDS encoding DUF190 domain-containing protein: MIQAQVYIDKDELKGTQPLYEYILRFLIEHKIKGATVFHGKLGYGASRYLNRPHDLFSFDKIPLLINFIDEDEKVKSVLTALRKVYKGGFIVTNQVEKW; this comes from the coding sequence ATGATTCAAGCACAGGTATACATAGATAAAGACGAGTTAAAAGGAACACAGCCTTTGTACGAGTACATTTTAAGATTTTTGATTGAGCATAAAATTAAAGGAGCAACAGTATTTCATGGCAAATTGGGATACGGAGCCAGTCGGTATCTTAACAGGCCGCATGATTTGTTCAGTTTTGATAAAATACCTTTGCTGATCAATTTCATAGATGAAGATGAAAAGGTAAAATCTGTTTTAACAGCTTTGAGAAAAGTCTATAAAGGAGGTTTTATAGTTACGAATCAAGTAGAAAAATGGTAA